The Geothrix sp. genome has a window encoding:
- the glnA gene encoding type I glutamate--ammonia ligase — translation MFNGFEQARQFIQAHSVRMIDLTFSDLWGRWHHVSIPASQFNEQLMRDGVGFDGSSVGLKSVKSGDMVLIPDLATGHMDPFWEAPTLSFICSAYEADTKAPFPVDPRNIAIRAEAYLKETGIADQSIWGPEYEFYVFDKVSYENGVNTASYRVDSREADWHSGEGGHGHFIPLHGGYHAMAPKDQLYNLRAEMCMELEQMGVEVKYHHHEVGGPGQCEIETPLFPLLKAGDATQIVKYVVKMVAHRRNQTATFMPKPLYGEAGSGMHFHQMLMKGGKNLFYDEQGYGKMSQEALWYIGGILAHGPALLALTNPSTNSYRRLVPGFEAPISAFFSLGNRSAAIRVPKYADQPETARFEFRPPDATCNVYLALAAQLLAGIDGIQKKLDPTALGFGPIDQNIFGWTEEQRRKIKSLPTSLMEACEALEGDMDFLLAGGAFDRLQLEDYLKHLRAQEAAVRNRPHPYEMALYFEA, via the coding sequence GTGTTCAACGGTTTCGAGCAGGCCCGCCAGTTCATCCAGGCCCATTCGGTCCGCATGATCGACCTCACCTTCAGCGATCTCTGGGGCCGCTGGCACCATGTCAGCATTCCCGCCTCCCAGTTCAATGAGCAGCTCATGCGGGACGGCGTGGGTTTCGATGGCTCCAGCGTGGGCCTGAAGTCCGTGAAGTCCGGCGACATGGTCCTGATCCCGGACCTGGCCACCGGCCACATGGACCCCTTCTGGGAGGCCCCCACCCTCAGCTTCATCTGCTCGGCCTACGAAGCGGATACCAAGGCGCCCTTCCCCGTGGATCCCCGCAACATCGCCATCCGCGCAGAGGCCTACCTGAAGGAGACGGGCATTGCCGATCAGAGCATCTGGGGCCCCGAGTACGAGTTCTATGTCTTCGACAAGGTGAGCTACGAGAACGGGGTCAACACGGCCTCGTACCGCGTGGACAGCCGCGAGGCGGACTGGCACAGCGGCGAGGGGGGGCACGGGCACTTCATCCCCCTGCACGGCGGCTACCACGCCATGGCGCCGAAGGACCAGCTCTACAACCTGCGCGCCGAGATGTGCATGGAGCTCGAGCAGATGGGCGTCGAGGTGAAATACCACCACCACGAGGTGGGCGGCCCCGGCCAGTGTGAAATCGAAACCCCGCTCTTCCCTCTGCTGAAGGCGGGCGACGCCACCCAGATCGTGAAATATGTCGTGAAGATGGTCGCCCACCGCCGGAACCAGACGGCCACCTTCATGCCCAAGCCCCTCTATGGCGAGGCCGGCAGCGGCATGCACTTCCACCAGATGCTGATGAAGGGCGGGAAGAACCTCTTCTACGACGAGCAGGGCTACGGAAAGATGAGCCAGGAGGCTCTCTGGTACATCGGCGGCATCCTGGCCCACGGCCCGGCCCTGCTGGCCCTCACGAACCCCAGCACCAACAGCTACCGCCGCCTGGTGCCCGGCTTCGAGGCTCCCATCAGCGCCTTCTTCTCCCTGGGCAACCGTTCCGCCGCCATCCGTGTGCCCAAGTATGCGGACCAGCCCGAGACGGCCCGCTTCGAGTTCCGGCCGCCCGATGCCACCTGCAATGTCTACCTCGCGTTGGCCGCGCAGCTGCTCGCTGGCATCGACGGCATCCAGAAGAAGCTGGATCCCACGGCCCTGGGCTTCGGGCCCATCGACCAGAACATCTTCGGCTGGACCGAGGAGCAGCGCCGGAAGATCAAGAGCCTGCCCACCAGCCTCATGGAGGCCTGCGAGGCGCTGGAGGGCGACATGGACTTCCTGCTGGCGGGAGGTGCCTTCGACCGCCTCCAGCTGGAGGACTACCTCAAACACCTCCGCGCCCAGGAAGCCGCCGTGCGGAACCGGCCCCATCCCTACGAGATGGCCCTCTACTTCGAGGCCTGA
- a CDS encoding isoprenylcysteine carboxylmethyltransferase family protein, whose amino-acid sequence MSEHQRSPQPPLLFLACLLAGWGLGFLRPLGTHLPDALRHGMGAALLAGFLVLGGWALITFKGAGTTPNPNGAATALLTSGPFGYSRNPLYLGLSACLAGFGMLLDSAWVLLTVPVLVLLLNCLVIAREEARLRAQFGAAYDAYVRRVRRWI is encoded by the coding sequence ATGTCCGAACACCAGAGGTCTCCCCAGCCCCCGCTCCTCTTCCTGGCCTGCCTCCTGGCGGGCTGGGGTCTGGGGTTCCTGCGGCCCCTCGGCACGCACCTTCCGGATGCCCTGAGGCATGGGATGGGCGCCGCACTGCTGGCCGGCTTCCTGGTCCTCGGCGGGTGGGCGTTGATCACCTTCAAGGGCGCGGGGACCACGCCGAACCCCAATGGAGCGGCCACGGCGCTCCTGACCTCGGGCCCCTTCGGGTATTCCCGGAATCCCCTCTACCTGGGCCTCTCGGCCTGCCTCGCCGGGTTCGGGATGCTGCTGGACTCGGCCTGGGTGCTGCTGACAGTTCCCGTCCTGGTGCTTCTCCTGAACTGCCTCGTCATCGCCCGGGAGGAGGCCCGGCTGCGGGCTCAGTTCGGCGCGGCCTACGACGCCTATGTCCGCCGCGTGCGGCGGTGGATCTAG
- the purL gene encoding phosphoribosylformylglycinamidine synthase subunit PurL — protein MSAAHEPAVTESLALELGLSKDEWQVLLRLLDGRLPTYPELGVFSAMWSEHCSYKSSRVHLKNLPTEGPRVLQGPGENAGVVDIGDGWAVAFKMESHNHPSFIEPYQGAATGVGGILRDVFTMGARPLANLNSLRFGEIDAPRMKGLVKGVAAGISGYGNCMGIPMLGGDVAFDASYNGNILVNAFTLGVLRSDKIFKGFASGIGNKMMYIGSKTGRDGIHGASMASAEFGEGSEEKRPTVQVGDPFTEKLLLEACLEIFQTDWVIGIQDMGAAGLTSSSFEMASRAGTGLEIRLDQVPMREEGMTPFELMLSESQERMLLVARPGCEEKIVAVLHKWGLDACVVGEVTDSGRFIGSWHGEPVINLPIQPLVDAAPKYDRPRQRPGYLAAVNAAPLPADLKPAEVERTLRQLLQAPTVASKRWIFEQYDGTVRSNTLLGMGRGDAGIIRVKDEAGQDTGKAVAMSSDCNSRFCYLDPFWGAAHAVAEACRNLACVGAEPIGLTDCLNYGNPEKPENMWTFEQGCLGIRQACLALDVPIVSGNVSLYNDTEGQSIFPTPMIAAVGLVEDCAGPVAIDAPDATALSKVGNRICGSSFRAAHDGIFLLGETRDELGGSEYLKLRTGKVEGACPELRLDEELRLQACVREGIRLGLIRSAHDTSEGGLLVTALESAFGADDGEGMGCQLMLTKGALRLDSLLFGETAGRIVVSVAAEGEGSLATLCATHRVPFAKIGTTGGARITLAVDGQPLLDAEAADLKALHGEALEKSLT, from the coding sequence ATGTCCGCTGCCCACGAACCGGCTGTCACCGAATCCCTGGCCCTGGAGCTGGGGCTGTCCAAGGACGAGTGGCAGGTGCTCCTGCGTCTTCTGGATGGCCGCCTGCCCACCTACCCGGAACTGGGCGTGTTCAGCGCCATGTGGAGCGAGCACTGCTCCTACAAGTCCAGCCGAGTCCACCTGAAGAACCTGCCCACGGAAGGTCCCCGCGTCCTTCAGGGCCCTGGCGAGAACGCGGGTGTGGTGGACATCGGCGATGGCTGGGCCGTGGCCTTCAAGATGGAGAGCCACAACCACCCCAGCTTCATCGAGCCCTACCAGGGCGCGGCCACGGGGGTGGGCGGCATCCTGCGCGATGTGTTCACCATGGGCGCCCGGCCTCTGGCCAACCTCAACAGCCTGCGCTTCGGAGAGATCGACGCGCCGCGCATGAAGGGCCTGGTGAAAGGCGTGGCCGCAGGCATCTCGGGCTACGGCAACTGCATGGGCATCCCCATGCTGGGCGGCGATGTGGCCTTCGACGCCAGCTACAACGGCAACATCCTCGTGAACGCATTCACTCTGGGCGTGCTGCGCAGCGACAAGATCTTCAAGGGCTTCGCCTCGGGCATCGGCAACAAGATGATGTACATCGGCTCGAAGACCGGCCGCGACGGCATCCACGGCGCCAGCATGGCCTCGGCCGAATTTGGCGAGGGCAGCGAGGAGAAGCGTCCCACGGTGCAGGTGGGCGACCCCTTCACGGAAAAGCTGCTGCTCGAGGCCTGCCTGGAGATCTTCCAGACCGACTGGGTCATCGGCATCCAGGACATGGGCGCCGCGGGCCTCACCTCCAGCAGCTTCGAGATGGCCAGCCGGGCGGGCACGGGTCTGGAGATCCGGCTGGACCAAGTGCCCATGCGCGAAGAGGGCATGACCCCCTTCGAGCTGATGCTCAGCGAAAGCCAGGAGCGCATGCTGCTGGTGGCGCGCCCCGGCTGCGAAGAGAAGATCGTCGCCGTGCTGCACAAGTGGGGCCTGGACGCCTGCGTGGTGGGCGAAGTCACCGACAGCGGCCGCTTCATCGGCAGCTGGCACGGCGAGCCCGTCATCAACCTGCCCATCCAGCCCCTGGTGGATGCGGCGCCCAAATACGACCGGCCTCGCCAGCGCCCCGGCTACCTGGCCGCAGTGAACGCGGCCCCCCTGCCGGCGGACCTCAAGCCTGCGGAAGTGGAGCGCACCCTGCGCCAGCTCCTCCAGGCGCCCACGGTGGCGAGCAAGCGCTGGATCTTCGAGCAGTACGACGGCACCGTGCGTAGCAACACCCTGCTGGGCATGGGCCGAGGCGACGCGGGCATCATCCGCGTGAAGGACGAGGCGGGCCAGGACACGGGCAAGGCCGTGGCCATGTCGAGCGACTGCAACAGCCGCTTCTGCTACCTGGATCCCTTCTGGGGCGCCGCCCATGCGGTGGCCGAGGCCTGCCGCAACCTGGCCTGCGTGGGTGCCGAGCCCATCGGCCTCACGGACTGCCTCAACTACGGCAACCCCGAGAAGCCCGAGAACATGTGGACCTTCGAGCAGGGCTGCCTAGGCATCCGCCAGGCCTGCCTGGCTCTGGATGTGCCCATCGTCAGCGGCAATGTGAGCCTCTACAACGACACCGAAGGCCAGAGCATCTTCCCCACGCCCATGATCGCCGCCGTGGGTCTTGTCGAGGATTGCGCGGGCCCGGTGGCCATCGACGCGCCGGATGCCACGGCCCTGTCGAAGGTGGGCAACCGCATTTGCGGATCGTCTTTCCGCGCGGCCCACGACGGCATCTTCCTGTTGGGCGAGACCCGCGACGAGCTGGGCGGCAGCGAGTACTTGAAGCTCCGCACGGGCAAGGTGGAAGGCGCCTGCCCCGAGCTGCGCCTGGACGAGGAGCTGCGCCTGCAGGCCTGCGTGCGCGAGGGCATCCGCCTGGGGCTGATCCGCAGCGCCCACGACACCAGCGAGGGCGGCCTGCTGGTCACCGCGCTGGAGAGCGCCTTCGGTGCGGATGATGGCGAGGGCATGGGCTGCCAGCTGATGTTGACGAAGGGGGCCCTGCGCCTGGACAGCCTGCTGTTCGGCGAGACGGCCGGCCGCATCGTGGTGAGCGTGGCCGCCGAAGGCGAAGGCAGCCTGGCGACGCTCTGCGCCACCCACCGGGTGCCCTTTGCCAAGATTGGCACCACGGGCGGCGCGCGCATCACCCTGGCCGTGGATGGCCAGCCCCTGCTGGATGCCGAGGCGGCGGACCTGAAGGCGCTGCACGGGGAGGCCCTCGAGAAGTCCCTGACCTGA
- a CDS encoding PilZ domain-containing protein encodes MAGNLIRNPEAIEEILRRACDRRELMILVTPYLRFESSFLRLEANDLQAAATMGREDALYGLRNTDLRLRFPHGVSFLEASTQLLGFGLAEGRRTLRLAIPETLYEEDHRSAYRVERVGRVPVTFSTPKYDLVTGTLVDISTTGARIYSTRDILQGELQAGDEMAVTISLVEGIRINTKVKVRHVHGRTFGIEFRPQLDERVLHPLSRWVFEHREEDLERISRRGIETAVATEESRATVIQARGLALVSGDAALEEKLQNLLGGLQPLHRVAPTVSAIKEALAQHPALLLFHVPSLGLDERRRMKALLEPVQGRVPFLLLGTGIEGGPLLELGTELKATVSIVFNPERGTFFQRLVQGVLRRTYEGGESPMAPVEPEPS; translated from the coding sequence TTGGCGGGCAACCTGATCCGAAATCCGGAAGCGATCGAGGAGATCCTCAGACGCGCCTGCGACCGGCGCGAACTGATGATCCTGGTCACGCCCTACCTCCGGTTCGAATCGTCGTTCCTGCGTCTGGAGGCCAACGACCTCCAGGCCGCCGCCACCATGGGCCGCGAGGATGCCCTGTACGGCCTGCGCAATACCGATCTGCGCCTGCGGTTCCCCCACGGCGTGAGCTTCCTGGAAGCCTCCACCCAGCTCCTCGGTTTCGGCTTGGCTGAGGGGCGCCGGACCCTCCGCTTGGCGATTCCGGAGACCCTCTACGAGGAAGACCACCGCTCGGCCTACCGGGTGGAGCGGGTGGGCCGGGTGCCCGTGACCTTCAGCACCCCCAAGTACGACCTCGTCACGGGGACCTTGGTGGACATCAGCACCACCGGGGCGCGGATCTACAGCACCCGGGACATCCTGCAGGGAGAACTCCAGGCCGGGGACGAGATGGCCGTGACCATCTCGCTGGTGGAGGGCATCCGGATCAACACGAAGGTCAAGGTCCGCCATGTGCATGGCCGGACCTTCGGGATCGAGTTCCGGCCCCAGCTGGACGAGCGGGTGTTGCACCCCCTCTCCCGCTGGGTCTTCGAGCACCGGGAAGAGGACCTGGAACGCATCTCCCGGCGGGGCATCGAAACCGCCGTGGCCACGGAGGAGTCCCGCGCAACCGTCATCCAGGCGAGAGGGCTCGCGCTGGTGTCCGGGGATGCGGCGCTCGAGGAGAAGCTTCAGAACCTCCTGGGGGGCCTCCAGCCTTTGCACCGCGTGGCACCGACGGTCTCCGCGATCAAGGAGGCCCTGGCCCAGCATCCGGCGCTGCTGCTCTTCCATGTGCCCAGCCTGGGGTTGGACGAGCGGCGCCGGATGAAGGCCCTCCTGGAACCCGTCCAGGGCCGGGTGCCCTTCCTGCTGCTGGGCACGGGCATCGAGGGGGGTCCCCTGCTCGAACTGGGCACCGAGCTGAAGGCCACGGTCTCCATCGTGTTCAACCCGGAACGGGGGACTTTCTTCCAGCGCCTCGTCCAGGGGGTGCTGCGCCGCACCTACGAAGGCGGGGAATCCCCCATGGCGCCGGTGGAGCCCGAACCGTCCTGA
- a CDS encoding radical SAM protein — protein MTPPRTLLTYSAPRSGFGDEWMTFLPIGLGYLQAMLKSRSFPCRVANLSGRGRKEVLAYLKAQNPAVMGVSMFTFNRKRSYELLAWAREACPEAILLAGGPHPTHLAEEVFEDCPALDAIVQGEGEAVLLGIAERLKTAPGSDLWRRTPGLILREGPTLPQPPLEDLDGVGIPAEHLEADFLNDVGQLAYLSTSRGCPATCNFCNTPEFWGTSIRFRSAPSVLREMRLLREQHGLTYFSFRDDTFTANRDRVLTLMKGIQDSGLHPLWNCQSRVNLVDEDRLVAMKRAGCEFMQFGVEHGSERVLQLLDKGTNLRHARKALGLVRKVGMNLGIYLITGIPGETWADVEETATFVRDTRPQDCQISPLALYPGTRMFDQYRAEGRIQKDFYRASGDAEVFARVDAHTEKALRHIDQVAQQAKAKSRFTPAEFAEQKRWLGFCSVTNLLCGEAAEEEGRFVEAEAEYAEIIAREPANPWGFMKRALLREKLGQLDRARADLAEVLALAPGNPEATELAGLWGLKKTKARTKKPAHGPTAEMKGAEAYLSRPKM, from the coding sequence ATGACCCCGCCCCGCACCCTCCTCACCTACAGCGCCCCCCGAAGCGGTTTCGGGGATGAATGGATGACTTTCCTTCCCATTGGTCTCGGCTATCTGCAGGCGATGCTGAAGTCCCGTTCCTTCCCCTGCCGGGTGGCCAACCTGAGCGGCCGGGGCCGGAAGGAGGTCCTGGCCTACCTGAAGGCCCAGAATCCAGCCGTGATGGGCGTCTCCATGTTCACCTTCAACCGGAAGCGATCCTACGAGCTGCTGGCCTGGGCCCGGGAAGCCTGCCCGGAGGCCATCCTCCTGGCCGGCGGCCCCCACCCCACCCATCTGGCCGAGGAGGTCTTCGAGGACTGCCCCGCCCTGGACGCCATCGTGCAGGGCGAGGGCGAGGCCGTGCTCCTGGGGATTGCCGAGCGGCTCAAGACGGCCCCAGGGTCGGATCTCTGGCGGCGAACGCCGGGGCTCATCCTCCGCGAAGGCCCCACCCTGCCTCAGCCGCCTCTGGAAGACCTCGATGGCGTGGGCATTCCCGCCGAGCACCTGGAGGCGGATTTTCTCAATGATGTGGGCCAGCTGGCCTACCTGAGCACCAGCCGCGGCTGTCCCGCCACCTGCAACTTCTGCAATACCCCGGAGTTCTGGGGCACCTCCATCCGCTTCCGTAGCGCCCCGTCGGTGCTGCGCGAGATGCGCCTGCTCCGGGAGCAGCACGGCCTCACCTACTTCAGCTTCCGGGATGACACCTTCACCGCCAACCGCGACCGCGTGCTCACCCTCATGAAGGGCATCCAGGACAGCGGCCTCCATCCCCTGTGGAACTGCCAGAGCCGCGTGAACCTGGTGGACGAGGATCGCCTGGTGGCCATGAAGCGCGCCGGTTGCGAGTTCATGCAGTTCGGCGTGGAGCACGGCAGCGAGCGGGTGCTGCAGCTGCTGGACAAGGGCACCAACCTGCGGCATGCCCGAAAGGCTCTGGGCCTGGTGCGCAAGGTGGGCATGAACCTGGGCATCTACCTCATCACCGGCATCCCCGGCGAGACCTGGGCGGATGTGGAGGAGACTGCGACCTTCGTCCGGGACACGCGGCCCCAGGACTGTCAGATCAGCCCCCTGGCCCTCTACCCGGGGACGCGGATGTTCGACCAGTACCGTGCCGAGGGCCGCATCCAGAAGGACTTCTACCGGGCCAGCGGCGATGCCGAGGTCTTTGCGCGGGTCGATGCCCACACCGAGAAGGCCCTGCGCCACATCGACCAGGTGGCTCAGCAGGCCAAGGCGAAGTCCCGCTTCACGCCCGCCGAATTCGCCGAGCAGAAGCGCTGGCTGGGTTTCTGCTCCGTCACCAACCTGCTCTGCGGCGAGGCCGCCGAAGAAGAAGGGCGCTTCGTCGAAGCCGAAGCCGAATACGCCGAGATCATCGCGCGGGAACCTGCCAATCCCTGGGGCTTCATGAAGCGCGCCCTGCTGCGGGAGAAGCTCGGACAGCTGGACCGGGCCCGCGCCGACCTGGCCGAAGTGCTGGCCCTGGCCCCCGGCAATCCCGAAGCCACCGAGCTGGCGGGCCTGTGGGGCCTCAAGAAGACCAAGGCCCGGACCAAGAAACCCGCCCACGGCCCCACCGCCGAGATGAAGGGCGCCGAAGCCTACCTCAGCCGGCCGAAGATGTAG
- the pnuC gene encoding nicotinamide riboside transporter PnuC, with amino-acid sequence MPGWMEVFGFLTGAACVALLVRQNIWNWPLGIANNLVFIALFYRTGLYADVGLQGFYIAISIYGWWSWLHGGRDHGALTVTRVKPATAVLLAGGVAGITVALTWLLRRYTNSTVPVLDSLITALSLVAQFMMTRKWIENWLVWLTANCISVGLLIYKGLYVTSALYLVYQVLCVTGLLEWRRALKAEATSSAG; translated from the coding sequence ATGCCGGGTTGGATGGAGGTCTTCGGGTTCCTCACCGGGGCCGCCTGCGTGGCCCTGCTGGTGCGCCAGAACATCTGGAACTGGCCGCTCGGCATCGCCAATAACCTGGTTTTCATCGCCCTGTTCTACCGCACCGGTCTCTACGCGGATGTCGGGCTGCAGGGCTTCTACATCGCCATCTCGATCTACGGGTGGTGGAGTTGGCTCCACGGGGGGCGGGACCATGGCGCCCTGACCGTCACCCGGGTCAAGCCGGCGACGGCCGTCTTGCTGGCGGGGGGTGTCGCGGGCATCACGGTCGCTTTGACCTGGCTGCTCCGCCGGTACACGAACAGCACCGTGCCCGTGCTGGATTCCCTGATCACGGCCCTCAGCCTCGTCGCCCAGTTCATGATGACCCGCAAATGGATCGAGAACTGGCTGGTGTGGCTCACGGCCAACTGCATCTCCGTGGGGCTGCTGATCTACAAGGGGCTCTATGTGACCAGCGCGCTGTATCTCGTCTACCAGGTGCTGTGCGTCACGGGCCTGCTGGAATGGCGGCGGGCGCTGAAGGCGGAGGCTACATCTTCGGCCGGCTGA
- the pyrF gene encoding orotidine-5'-phosphate decarboxylase, with protein sequence MSPAPANLTPRERLVVALDLPTAKEALAMADRLAGRVGMLKVGLELFCAEGPAFVKALQTRVPVFLDLKLHDIPTTVRRALEVLLQLDPRLINVHAQGGPAMLEAAVEAVRAHRAAGGRTELLAVTVLTSLDREALAALGHAGRPEDLALAYAKLAQQAGCGGVVCSAWEADSIREACGEAFHRLTPGIRPAGAATQDQARVMTPAQALKQGSTWLVVGRPITHAADPAAAAEGIVAEMEGR encoded by the coding sequence TTGAGCCCTGCCCCTGCCAACCTCACGCCCCGGGAGCGCCTCGTGGTGGCCCTCGACCTGCCCACGGCCAAGGAGGCCCTGGCCATGGCGGACCGCCTGGCGGGCCGGGTGGGCATGCTGAAGGTGGGGCTGGAACTGTTCTGCGCCGAAGGGCCCGCCTTCGTGAAGGCGTTGCAGACCCGGGTGCCGGTGTTCCTGGATCTGAAGCTCCACGACATTCCCACCACCGTGCGCCGGGCCCTGGAGGTGCTGCTCCAACTGGATCCCCGCCTCATCAATGTCCACGCCCAGGGCGGCCCCGCCATGCTGGAGGCCGCGGTCGAAGCCGTGCGCGCCCATCGGGCCGCCGGGGGCCGCACGGAGCTGCTGGCGGTGACGGTGTTGACCAGCCTGGACCGGGAGGCCCTGGCGGCCCTGGGCCACGCGGGCCGGCCTGAAGATCTGGCCCTGGCCTACGCGAAGCTGGCCCAGCAGGCCGGCTGCGGCGGCGTCGTCTGCTCGGCCTGGGAGGCGGACAGCATCCGCGAGGCCTGCGGCGAGGCTTTCCATCGCTTGACCCCGGGCATCCGGCCCGCGGGTGCCGCCACCCAGGATCAGGCCCGCGTCATGACGCCCGCCCAGGCCCTGAAGCAAGGCTCCACCTGGCTGGTGGTGGGGCGGCCCATCACCCACGCGGCGGATCCCGCGGCGGCGGCGGAGGGCATCGTGGCGGAGATGGAAGGCCGATGA
- a CDS encoding M1 family aminopeptidase, with protein MRRHMVAALVLLAATGLGAGPRTWTPEKWFDKAKSPRIANYRIEATLDFEHKTLEGTETLSWRNTGTAPTQELPLHLYLNAFKGPQSLFVKESGGRLRSDHQDRPSEASSWGYCRLISVRMEGRELQGHVGEDETVHWLKLPRAVVPGETIHLEITWENRYPKVFARSGWAGDFLMSGQWFPKVGVYQGDRWNCHAYHANTEFFADFGVYDVALSLPNALGLAHTGTQTNFITEIEKDPKRPLNVIWRLHAEDVHDFAWAVMPRESWRKPAMHEYRGVQVFYYIDDRHRGSFQRQRRAVENALRWSEEWYFKYPYPTLTVIDTPEQAEGADGMEYPTLITAGSVGFDPLQRRLEPEQVTVHEFGHQFFYGMLASNEFEEPWLDEGFNTWFTHKALERTYHSLFSSRRFRVSTDFLEWVGYWNQPSADPLTRFGFKTLNAQSYFVTAYGKATQVLNQLEAMLGRPVMEQVMRAYAQEMAFRHPVRQDFKRIAERVSGRDLSGFWRDFVEGTEVLDYAIRGAKSQEVTQGGWLISEKGPVFAAPQPAAPGRVGSITLERRGGLKVPITLWVRLENREEQRLVWDGQDRWITYEFNSPVVAAVLDPDGNYPMLKDRLHASYTAKPVRRGFHYWSHLVWGTVAGWLQGCGIG; from the coding sequence ATGAGACGCCACATGGTGGCTGCGTTGGTGCTGCTTGCGGCCACGGGGCTGGGGGCGGGGCCGCGGACCTGGACGCCGGAGAAGTGGTTCGACAAGGCGAAGTCGCCGAGGATCGCCAACTACCGCATCGAGGCAACCCTGGACTTCGAGCACAAGACGCTGGAGGGAACGGAGACCCTCTCCTGGCGCAACACGGGCACGGCCCCCACCCAGGAGCTGCCGCTGCACCTCTACCTGAACGCCTTCAAGGGCCCCCAGAGCCTGTTCGTGAAGGAAAGCGGCGGGCGCCTGCGCTCCGATCATCAGGACAGGCCCTCCGAAGCTTCCTCCTGGGGCTATTGCCGGCTCATCAGCGTGCGGATGGAGGGGCGGGAGCTCCAGGGCCATGTGGGCGAGGACGAGACGGTCCACTGGTTGAAGCTGCCGCGGGCCGTGGTCCCTGGCGAGACCATCCACCTGGAGATCACCTGGGAGAACCGCTATCCGAAGGTCTTTGCCCGCAGCGGCTGGGCCGGCGACTTCCTCATGTCCGGCCAGTGGTTCCCGAAGGTGGGCGTCTATCAGGGCGATCGCTGGAACTGCCACGCCTATCACGCCAACACGGAGTTCTTCGCCGATTTCGGCGTCTACGATGTGGCCCTGTCCCTGCCGAACGCGCTGGGGCTGGCCCATACCGGCACCCAGACCAACTTCATCACCGAGATCGAGAAGGATCCCAAGCGGCCGCTGAATGTGATCTGGCGCCTCCATGCCGAGGATGTCCATGATTTCGCTTGGGCCGTGATGCCCCGGGAGAGCTGGCGGAAACCCGCCATGCACGAGTATCGGGGCGTGCAGGTGTTCTACTACATCGACGACCGCCACCGGGGAAGCTTCCAGCGGCAGCGGCGCGCCGTGGAGAACGCCCTGCGCTGGAGCGAGGAATGGTACTTCAAGTACCCCTATCCGACGCTGACGGTGATTGACACACCCGAGCAGGCCGAAGGCGCCGACGGGATGGAATACCCCACCCTCATCACCGCCGGGTCGGTGGGGTTCGACCCCCTGCAGCGCCGCCTGGAACCCGAGCAGGTGACCGTTCACGAGTTCGGCCACCAGTTCTTCTACGGCATGCTGGCCAGCAACGAGTTCGAAGAGCCCTGGCTGGATGAGGGCTTCAACACCTGGTTCACGCACAAGGCTTTGGAACGCACCTATCACAGCCTGTTCAGCAGCCGGAGGTTCCGGGTATCCACGGATTTTCTGGAATGGGTGGGCTATTGGAACCAGCCCTCCGCGGATCCCCTGACGCGTTTCGGGTTCAAGACCCTCAACGCCCAGAGCTACTTCGTCACGGCCTACGGCAAGGCCACCCAGGTCCTCAACCAGCTCGAGGCGATGCTGGGCCGGCCGGTGATGGAGCAGGTCATGCGCGCCTACGCCCAGGAGATGGCCTTCCGGCATCCGGTCCGGCAGGACTTCAAGCGCATTGCCGAGCGGGTGTCGGGCCGTGATCTCTCAGGGTTCTGGCGGGATTTCGTCGAGGGTACCGAGGTGCTCGACTACGCCATCCGCGGCGCGAAGTCCCAGGAGGTCACCCAGGGCGGCTGGCTGATCTCGGAGAAGGGGCCTGTCTTCGCCGCGCCGCAGCCCGCCGCGCCTGGCCGGGTGGGTTCCATCACCCTCGAGCGGAGGGGGGGCCTCAAGGTGCCGATCACGCTGTGGGTGCGGCTGGAGAACCGGGAGGAGCAGCGGCTCGTCTGGGATGGCCAGGATCGGTGGATCACCTACGAGTTCAACTCGCCCGTCGTGGCGGCGGTCCTGGATCCCGATGGCAACTACCCGATGCTCAAGGACCGGCTCCACGCCAGCTACACCGCGAAGCCCGTGCGGCGGGGGTTCCACTACTGGTCGCACCTGGTCTGGGGCACGGTGGCCGGCTGGCTGCAGGGCTGCGGGATCGGGTGA